One stretch of Rissa tridactyla isolate bRisTri1 chromosome 21, bRisTri1.patW.cur.20221130, whole genome shotgun sequence DNA includes these proteins:
- the TEAD3 gene encoding transcriptional enhancer factor TEF-5 isoform X1: MDKSLDNDAEGVWSPDIEQSFQEALAIYPPCGRRKIILSDEGKMYGRNELIARYIKLRTGKTRTRKQVSSHIQVLARKKVREYQVGIKVSSHLQVLARRKSREIQSKLKAMNLDQVSKDKALQSMASMSSAQIVSASVLQNKLSPPPPLPQAVFSAAPRFWSGPIPGQPGPSQDIKPFAQPAYPIQPPMPPSLASYEPLAPLPPAASAVPVWQDRTIASAKLRLLEYSAFMEVPRDAETYSKHLFVHIGQTNPSYSDPLLEAVDIRQIYDKFPEKKGGLKELYERGPQNSFFLVKFWADLNSTIQDGPGTFYGVSSQYSSAENMTITVSTKVCSFGKQVVEKVETEYARLENGRFVYRIHRSPMCEYMINFIHKLKHLPEKYMMNSVLENFTILQVVTNRDTQETLLCIAFVFEVSTSEHGAQHHVYKLVKD, translated from the exons ATGGACAAGAGTCTGGACAATGATGccgagggcgtgtggagtccggACATCGAGCAGAGCTTCCAGGAGGCGCTGGCGATCTACCCCCCCTGCGGCCGGCGGAAAATCATCCTCTCGGATGAGGGCAAGATGTACG GTCGTAACGAACTGATAGCCCGGTACATCAAGCTGCGGACGGGGAAGACACGGACAAGGAAGCAG GTGTCCAGCCACATACAGGTTCTAGCTCGGAAGAAGGTGCGGGAGTACCAGGTTGGCATCAAG GTCTCTAGCCATTTGCAGGTTCTTGCCCGGCGGAAATCTCGTGAGATTCAGTCCAAGCTGAAG GCCATGAACTTG gacCAGGTCTCGAAGGATAAGGCTCTGCAGAGCATGGCTTCCATGTCCTCCGCGCAGATCGTGTCGGCCAGCGTCCTGCAGAACAAGCtcagccccccccctcctcttcctcaggccGTCTTCTCTGCTGCCCCCAGG TTTTGGAGTGGGCCTATCCCAGGACAGCCTGGACCCTCTCAGGA CATTAAACCGTTTGCACAACCAGCTTACCCCATCCAGCCACCCATGCCTCCATCACTAGCCA GTTACGAGCCCTTGGCTCCGCTCCCGCCAGCCGCCTCGGCCGTGCCCGTCTGGCAGGACCGCACCATCGCCTCCGCCAAGCTCCGGCTCCTCGAGTACTCCGCCTTCATGGAGGTGCCGCGGGACGCCGAAACG TACAGCAAACACCTCTTCGTGCACATCGGGCAGACGAACCCCTCGTACAGCGACCCGCTGCTGGAGGCCGTGGACATCCGCCAGATCTACGACAAGTTCCCCGAGAAGAAAGGTGGCCTCAAGGAGCTCTATGAGCGTGGGCCCCAGAACTCCTTCTTCCTCGTCAAATTTTGG GCGGATCTGAACAGCACGATCCAGGACGGGCCGGGGACTTTCTACGGTGTCAGCAGCCAGTACAGCAGCGCAGAGAACATGACCATCACTGTCTCCACCAAGGTGTGCTCCTTTGGGAAGCAGGTCGTGGAGAAGGTGGAG ACGGAGTACGCGCGGCTGGAGAACGGCCGGTTCGTCTACCGCATCCACCGCTCCCCCATGTGCGAGTACATGATCAACTTCATCCACAAACTCAAGCACCTCCCGGAGAAGTACATGATGAACAGCGTCCTGGAGAATTTCACCATCCTGCAG GTTGTTACCAACAGGGATACCCAGGAAACCTTGCTCTGCATAGCCTTCGTCTTCGAGGTCTCCACCAGCGAGCACGGCgcccagcaccacgtctacaaGTTGGTCAAGGACTAG
- the TEAD3 gene encoding transcriptional enhancer factor TEF-5 isoform X3 — MDKSLDNDAEGVWSPDIEQSFQEALAIYPPCGRRKIILSDEGKMYGRNELIARYIKLRTGKTRTRKQVSSHIQVLARKKVREYQVGIKAMNLDQVSKDKALQSMASMSSAQIVSASVLQNKLSPPPPLPQAVFSAAPRFWSGPIPGQPGPSQDIKPFAQPAYPIQPPMPPSLASYEPLAPLPPAASAVPVWQDRTIASAKLRLLEYSAFMEVPRDAETYSKHLFVHIGQTNPSYSDPLLEAVDIRQIYDKFPEKKGGLKELYERGPQNSFFLVKFWADLNSTIQDGPGTFYGVSSQYSSAENMTITVSTKVCSFGKQVVEKVETEYARLENGRFVYRIHRSPMCEYMINFIHKLKHLPEKYMMNSVLENFTILQVVTNRDTQETLLCIAFVFEVSTSEHGAQHHVYKLVKD; from the exons ATGGACAAGAGTCTGGACAATGATGccgagggcgtgtggagtccggACATCGAGCAGAGCTTCCAGGAGGCGCTGGCGATCTACCCCCCCTGCGGCCGGCGGAAAATCATCCTCTCGGATGAGGGCAAGATGTACG GTCGTAACGAACTGATAGCCCGGTACATCAAGCTGCGGACGGGGAAGACACGGACAAGGAAGCAG GTGTCCAGCCACATACAGGTTCTAGCTCGGAAGAAGGTGCGGGAGTACCAGGTTGGCATCAAG GCCATGAACTTG gacCAGGTCTCGAAGGATAAGGCTCTGCAGAGCATGGCTTCCATGTCCTCCGCGCAGATCGTGTCGGCCAGCGTCCTGCAGAACAAGCtcagccccccccctcctcttcctcaggccGTCTTCTCTGCTGCCCCCAGG TTTTGGAGTGGGCCTATCCCAGGACAGCCTGGACCCTCTCAGGA CATTAAACCGTTTGCACAACCAGCTTACCCCATCCAGCCACCCATGCCTCCATCACTAGCCA GTTACGAGCCCTTGGCTCCGCTCCCGCCAGCCGCCTCGGCCGTGCCCGTCTGGCAGGACCGCACCATCGCCTCCGCCAAGCTCCGGCTCCTCGAGTACTCCGCCTTCATGGAGGTGCCGCGGGACGCCGAAACG TACAGCAAACACCTCTTCGTGCACATCGGGCAGACGAACCCCTCGTACAGCGACCCGCTGCTGGAGGCCGTGGACATCCGCCAGATCTACGACAAGTTCCCCGAGAAGAAAGGTGGCCTCAAGGAGCTCTATGAGCGTGGGCCCCAGAACTCCTTCTTCCTCGTCAAATTTTGG GCGGATCTGAACAGCACGATCCAGGACGGGCCGGGGACTTTCTACGGTGTCAGCAGCCAGTACAGCAGCGCAGAGAACATGACCATCACTGTCTCCACCAAGGTGTGCTCCTTTGGGAAGCAGGTCGTGGAGAAGGTGGAG ACGGAGTACGCGCGGCTGGAGAACGGCCGGTTCGTCTACCGCATCCACCGCTCCCCCATGTGCGAGTACATGATCAACTTCATCCACAAACTCAAGCACCTCCCGGAGAAGTACATGATGAACAGCGTCCTGGAGAATTTCACCATCCTGCAG GTTGTTACCAACAGGGATACCCAGGAAACCTTGCTCTGCATAGCCTTCGTCTTCGAGGTCTCCACCAGCGAGCACGGCgcccagcaccacgtctacaaGTTGGTCAAGGACTAG
- the TEAD3 gene encoding transcriptional enhancer factor TEF-5 isoform X2, whose amino-acid sequence MDKSLDNDAEGVWSPDIEQSFQEALAIYPPCGRRKIILSDEGKMYGRNELIARYIKLRTGKTRTRKQVSSHLQVLARRKSREIQSKLKAMNLDQVSKDKALQSMASMSSAQIVSASVLQNKLSPPPPLPQAVFSAAPRFWSGPIPGQPGPSQDIKPFAQPAYPIQPPMPPSLASYEPLAPLPPAASAVPVWQDRTIASAKLRLLEYSAFMEVPRDAETYSKHLFVHIGQTNPSYSDPLLEAVDIRQIYDKFPEKKGGLKELYERGPQNSFFLVKFWADLNSTIQDGPGTFYGVSSQYSSAENMTITVSTKVCSFGKQVVEKVETEYARLENGRFVYRIHRSPMCEYMINFIHKLKHLPEKYMMNSVLENFTILQVVTNRDTQETLLCIAFVFEVSTSEHGAQHHVYKLVKD is encoded by the exons ATGGACAAGAGTCTGGACAATGATGccgagggcgtgtggagtccggACATCGAGCAGAGCTTCCAGGAGGCGCTGGCGATCTACCCCCCCTGCGGCCGGCGGAAAATCATCCTCTCGGATGAGGGCAAGATGTACG GTCGTAACGAACTGATAGCCCGGTACATCAAGCTGCGGACGGGGAAGACACGGACAAGGAAGCAG GTCTCTAGCCATTTGCAGGTTCTTGCCCGGCGGAAATCTCGTGAGATTCAGTCCAAGCTGAAG GCCATGAACTTG gacCAGGTCTCGAAGGATAAGGCTCTGCAGAGCATGGCTTCCATGTCCTCCGCGCAGATCGTGTCGGCCAGCGTCCTGCAGAACAAGCtcagccccccccctcctcttcctcaggccGTCTTCTCTGCTGCCCCCAGG TTTTGGAGTGGGCCTATCCCAGGACAGCCTGGACCCTCTCAGGA CATTAAACCGTTTGCACAACCAGCTTACCCCATCCAGCCACCCATGCCTCCATCACTAGCCA GTTACGAGCCCTTGGCTCCGCTCCCGCCAGCCGCCTCGGCCGTGCCCGTCTGGCAGGACCGCACCATCGCCTCCGCCAAGCTCCGGCTCCTCGAGTACTCCGCCTTCATGGAGGTGCCGCGGGACGCCGAAACG TACAGCAAACACCTCTTCGTGCACATCGGGCAGACGAACCCCTCGTACAGCGACCCGCTGCTGGAGGCCGTGGACATCCGCCAGATCTACGACAAGTTCCCCGAGAAGAAAGGTGGCCTCAAGGAGCTCTATGAGCGTGGGCCCCAGAACTCCTTCTTCCTCGTCAAATTTTGG GCGGATCTGAACAGCACGATCCAGGACGGGCCGGGGACTTTCTACGGTGTCAGCAGCCAGTACAGCAGCGCAGAGAACATGACCATCACTGTCTCCACCAAGGTGTGCTCCTTTGGGAAGCAGGTCGTGGAGAAGGTGGAG ACGGAGTACGCGCGGCTGGAGAACGGCCGGTTCGTCTACCGCATCCACCGCTCCCCCATGTGCGAGTACATGATCAACTTCATCCACAAACTCAAGCACCTCCCGGAGAAGTACATGATGAACAGCGTCCTGGAGAATTTCACCATCCTGCAG GTTGTTACCAACAGGGATACCCAGGAAACCTTGCTCTGCATAGCCTTCGTCTTCGAGGTCTCCACCAGCGAGCACGGCgcccagcaccacgtctacaaGTTGGTCAAGGACTAG